In Streptomyces sp. NBC_00704, a genomic segment contains:
- the hflX gene encoding GTPase HflX: MTSSSSPSQDTKRIAHAYPEGLKADALMEEDVAWSLEIDGDRDGEQFDRSERAALRRVAGLSTELEDVTEVEYRQLRLERVVLVGVWTTGTPQDADNSLAELAALAETAGALVLDGVIQRRDKPDAATYIGSGKANELRDIVLETGADTVICDGELSPGQLIHLEDVVKVKVIDRTALILDIFAQHAKSREGKAQVALAQMQYMLPRLRGWGQSLSRQMGGGKGGGLATRGPGETKIETDRRRIREKMAKMRREIAEMKTGREIKRQERKRHKVPSVAIAGYTNAGKSSLLNRLTGAGVLVENALFATLDPTVRRAETPSGRLYTLADTVGFVRHLPHHLVEAFRSTMEEVGESDLILHVVDGSHPNPEEQLAAVREVVRDVGATGVPEIVVINKADAADPLTLQRLMRIEKRSIAVSARTGQGIDELLALIDNELPRPSVEIEALVPYTHGGLVARAHTEGEVISEEHTAEGTLLKVRVHEELAADLAPYVPAPAA, translated from the coding sequence ATGACCTCCTCTTCTTCCCCTTCCCAGGACACCAAGCGCATTGCGCACGCCTATCCCGAAGGTCTCAAGGCCGATGCCCTGATGGAAGAGGACGTCGCCTGGAGCCTCGAGATCGACGGAGACCGGGACGGCGAGCAGTTCGACCGCTCCGAGCGCGCGGCCCTGCGCCGCGTGGCAGGCCTCTCCACCGAGCTCGAGGACGTCACCGAGGTCGAGTACCGGCAGCTCCGCCTGGAGCGAGTCGTGCTCGTCGGCGTCTGGACCACGGGAACCCCCCAGGACGCGGACAACTCCCTCGCGGAGCTGGCCGCCCTCGCGGAGACGGCGGGCGCGCTCGTGCTCGACGGCGTCATCCAGCGCCGCGACAAGCCCGACGCGGCCACCTACATCGGCTCCGGCAAGGCGAACGAGCTCCGGGACATCGTCCTGGAGACCGGCGCCGACACCGTGATCTGCGACGGTGAGCTCAGTCCCGGCCAGCTCATCCACCTCGAGGACGTCGTCAAGGTCAAGGTCATCGACCGTACGGCCCTGATCCTGGACATCTTCGCCCAGCACGCCAAGTCCCGTGAGGGCAAGGCGCAGGTCGCGCTCGCGCAGATGCAGTACATGCTGCCGAGGCTGCGCGGCTGGGGTCAGTCGCTGTCCCGCCAGATGGGCGGCGGCAAGGGCGGCGGTCTCGCCACCCGAGGCCCCGGTGAGACCAAGATCGAGACGGACCGGCGACGGATCCGCGAGAAGATGGCGAAGATGCGCCGGGAGATCGCGGAGATGAAGACCGGCCGCGAGATCAAGCGGCAGGAGCGCAAGCGCCACAAGGTGCCGTCCGTCGCCATCGCGGGCTACACCAACGCCGGCAAGTCGTCCCTGCTCAACCGTCTCACCGGCGCGGGCGTTCTGGTCGAGAACGCGCTGTTCGCGACCCTGGACCCGACCGTGCGCCGGGCGGAGACCCCGAGCGGCCGTCTGTACACGCTGGCCGACACCGTCGGTTTCGTCCGGCACCTGCCGCACCACCTGGTCGAGGCGTTCCGCTCCACCATGGAGGAGGTCGGCGAGTCCGACCTGATCCTCCACGTGGTGGACGGCTCGCACCCGAACCCGGAGGAGCAGCTGGCCGCCGTGCGCGAGGTCGTCCGGGACGTCGGCGCCACGGGCGTGCCCGAGATCGTCGTGATCAACAAGGCGGACGCCGCCGACCCGCTGACGCTCCAGCGGCTCATGCGGATCGAGAAGCGCTCCATCGCGGTCTCGGCCCGCACCGGCCAGGGCATCGACGAACTGCTCGCGCTGATCGACAACGAGCTGCCGCGGCCGTCGGTCGAGATCGAGGCGCTCGTGCCCTACACCCACGGCGGTCTGGTCGCCCGTGCCCACACCGAGGGCGAGGTGATCTCCGAGGAGCACACCGCGGAGGGCACCCTGCTGAAGGTGCGGGTGCACGAGGAACTCGCGGCGGACCTCGCACCGTACGTTCCGGCGCCGGCCGCCTGA